Genomic DNA from Pseudomonas sp. Teo4:
CAAGCACACCATTTGCTGAAGCCGCTGCCTTCATTCCCATCAGCACTGTGCGCTTATACGCATATCGACTTACTACACGCTTAACTACCTTGGTATTTGCATACTGGTGCAATGCACGTTTTGCATGTAACGAATTCAGCAAGGCAATCTTTTTCATTCGCTTTGCCCTCACATATGCACGGGCGAGCTCATTAATTATTTTAAGCGCGAGGTCGTTGTCATGGTTCATCTGGGCTGCAAATGCGGCAAAGAGCGAACGCTCATAGGGCTTCAAGGAATCGACCCCCTCCCAAGGCTTACCAAGTTGCGCAACAAGAATTGCCCTGGCCCGCGACAGCTTTAACGCCTCTTTGTTATCCAGCAACTCAATATCTGCAGGATCTTCCTCCTCGCCCAATGCAGCAGTTCTGACCAAAAACTGGTGCCGCCGGGCGTAATCACGCACCTTAGCCCGCATACCATGCACCGAGTGATTGAGTGGCAGCGCGATAAAATCAGTTTCGAGGGCCGGCAAGATAACCGGCCATTGGCTCGCTTCCTGTTTCGCTAGACTGACAGTTGTATGTTTATTCGAATACTTATTGCCGCGATCGGGCGCCCGGTACATAAGATACCCAAACACGCTGGTAAGGATAACCAGTACATACCAGCGGAGCTCCCGGCTCGCGACGATGCCCGAAGACCAAAGTGACTTAGGGGTTGCATCAGCTGGATGGGTGCTCGAAAGCCATTCGATCAACGCCAACCTACCATCTGCATCAAAAAGAATTAGGCTCGCTTCGAATCTTCTGAGAGACATAACAACGGTAGAAATTTTTTCGTGCCCAAAGTACCAAAGCGCGATGATGCCTACGAAAATAAAGACGATAACCCAGAGCAGCTCATCAGTATTGGACTTATTGACATTACCGCGGTTCATTGCTGCCCCCGGACTTCTTTAAGATTGTTCCATACACGATGCTTGTAGCGATAGTTCTTGTCGGGCGTGCGGGAGTGGTAGTTACCAACGCCTTTCCAAAAATCATCACTCCCCAGCACGCTACGCTGAATGTAATAAGTACCGATAAAAATATTCAGGCATTCGTTGTTGACGAGCATGTCTCTGGTTATTCCAAACTTGGAGAGTTCCGCGAGATGAATGCTATTAATTTGCATGAGCCCCATATCGTAGGAGCCGTTCTTGTTGTAAGAGACTTTTCCAGTCGTGCCACCTTCGGTGCGAATGATGGCCTTGACCAAGTCGGGATGCGCACGGTAATGAGCCGCTGCTCGGACGATGCAGACCTCGCGAGCTTGGCCAGTAATGTGCGGACTAGGGGCCGCCATTGGCAGAGCGTCAATCACGAACGCCCCTCCTGACGCAGGAGCCACGACTTGAAACTAAAAAGGCGTCGTTCACGGATCTGGGCCACTCGGAACCTGGTGACCAAGAAACGGGTGATGCTCAACGCGAGAACGCCGAAGGACATGAGGCCGTGGTTGATAGGACTGGGCGACCAGGGCACTAGCGCGAGGAACACGCCGGCAACAATCGCCATCAGGCCAAACAGTACGGAAAGCGCATGCAGATACCGGCAACGGGCATCGAGATCCTTCTCGCTCAGGTGAAGCCGGGAGACCGCATCCGAGAAGCTTTCTTCCCGATAGGTACGCCCCGTAAGGGACTTCAGCAGGTTGTAGATCCGCTTAGCGTTGTGGCGAGCCTCACGCCAATCACCGGTGACGGTCCAAACCCATTTTTTGCCCACCCAGGCAGTAGCCCGGCCAACTTTACGTAGCGCGCCGCCCTTGTTGGTCACCTCAGACATGGCTCGCTCCTGCGGGCTGGGTAACCCTCATCATGGTTAGGGCGTACTCTGTCGTGGCCACCAACCGTTTCAGGGATGAAGAAGCCCTGGCCTTAAGTGCCTCCAGCGGGAAACCGTGAGTAAACTCAGGACGGGATAGAATCGCTGCAGCCGCATCAACATCGGCGGCATCCTTCAACGCACCCAGAACCTCGCCGCGACAATATTCCCAAGAGGAAAGCAGTACCTCTGCCGCGTGCTGAATAAGCAGACGATGCAGCATTTCCTGAGGGGCAGCAGACAGCCCAGAGCCACCGTTACCGAGGCGCGTCACTTGCTCCGACACTTGCTCGACCAGAAACACGGCCAACTCCGA
This window encodes:
- a CDS encoding lytic transglycosylase domain-containing protein; protein product: MIDALPMAAPSPHITGQAREVCIVRAAAHYRAHPDLVKAIIRTEGGTTGKVSYNKNGSYDMGLMQINSIHLAELSKFGITRDMLVNNECLNIFIGTYYIQRSVLGSDDFWKGVGNYHSRTPDKNYRYKHRVWNNLKEVRGQQ